From one Bacteroidota bacterium genomic stretch:
- a CDS encoding helix-turn-helix domain-containing protein: MLVEHLGQAIKNRRKELSITQPHLAELANVSTNTLYKIERGQGNPSLDVLIKLSEVLGMELKLEVKKKH, encoded by the coding sequence ATGTTAGTCGAGCATCTTGGCCAAGCCATAAAGAACAGAAGAAAAGAGTTGAGTATTACTCAACCACATTTAGCCGAACTAGCAAATGTGAGTACAAATACTTTGTATAAAATAGAACGGGGACAAGGCAATCCATCATTGGATGTGTTGATTAAACTTTCAGAAGTGCTAGGGATGGAACTCAAACTTGAGGTAAAAAAGAAACACTGA